The following proteins come from a genomic window of Vallitaleaceae bacterium 9-2:
- a CDS encoding response regulator transcription factor: MDKIRVLIADDHSMIREGLKQLIELEDDIEVVAQAGDGKETIKQILEVKPDIVLLDINMPVMNGLEVLEELKKMKSDVDVLLLTIHNEVEYLYRAVEIGVEGYVLKDSESDVLIKAIRSIHSGESYIQPNMASLLFKKINGELDYQVRHHKLTRRETEVLKLITLGFLNKEIADELCISEKTVKNHVSNIFKKIEVSDRTQAAVYAIKNNIVNIY, encoded by the coding sequence GTGGATAAAATCAGAGTGTTAATTGCCGATGACCATTCCATGATTCGTGAAGGGTTAAAACAGTTAATTGAATTAGAAGATGATATAGAAGTAGTGGCTCAGGCCGGTGATGGTAAGGAAACAATAAAGCAAATTCTTGAAGTAAAACCGGACATTGTATTATTAGATATTAATATGCCGGTGATGAATGGTTTAGAAGTATTAGAAGAATTAAAAAAGATGAAGAGTGATGTTGATGTATTGTTGCTTACCATTCATAATGAAGTCGAGTATTTGTATAGAGCAGTTGAAATCGGCGTCGAAGGATATGTTCTCAAAGATTCAGAATCAGATGTCTTGATTAAAGCCATTCGTTCAATACACAGTGGAGAGTCTTATATTCAGCCCAATATGGCGTCCTTGCTATTTAAAAAGATTAATGGAGAACTTGATTATCAAGTTCGCCATCATAAGCTGACACGACGTGAGACAGAGGTCTTAAAGCTTATTACCCTTGGTTTTTTAAATAAGGAGATTGCTGATGAATTATGTATCAGTGAAAAAACAGTGAAAAATCATGTGTCGAATATTTTTAAGAAGATAGAAGTCTCAGATCGAACACAAGCAGCCGTTTATGCTATTAAGAATAATATTGTAAATATTTATTAA
- a CDS encoding sensor histidine kinase produces the protein MDKKMNLKENKRLDEIIDTTIISIQQSGTEIKEISHFAKKEYQELEDEFLKLRIEASELIERVEKLDQEYRISKSKLIIVNKNYDSYSEKDMKKIYEKTDHLRVQLVLEREREMNIVKRRNELELHLKSVRNIVDKADKLSNDFELAHNMLHGSLKDLTEHLGQYQNERLLGYRIIHAQEEERQRVARELHDGPAQSLSNISFKAEICLKLIDKDIDKAKMEMQILRGHIHDTIGETRELIYNLRPMSIDDLGLVPTLERYIDKVESINNFSIQLNIQYLDNLQSENVQKINSLTLFRIVQESLNNIQKYAKADEVIIDLIFCNRYTEIRITDNGCGFDINQIKKDPLTHTGLGVSIMQERVNLLAGKFVLSSKMGQGTSIFVRLPVDNKERG, from the coding sequence ATGGACAAAAAAATGAATCTTAAAGAAAATAAGCGGCTTGATGAGATTATTGATACAACGATTATTTCTATACAGCAAAGTGGTACAGAGATTAAAGAAATAAGCCATTTTGCAAAAAAAGAATATCAAGAGCTTGAAGATGAATTTTTGAAGCTACGTATTGAGGCAAGTGAGCTTATTGAACGTGTAGAAAAATTGGATCAAGAGTATCGAATCAGTAAATCAAAGTTAATTATTGTAAATAAAAATTATGATAGTTATTCTGAAAAAGATATGAAGAAGATATATGAAAAAACTGATCATTTACGTGTACAACTTGTTCTTGAAAGAGAACGGGAGATGAACATTGTCAAGCGACGTAACGAATTAGAATTGCACTTGAAATCCGTTAGGAATATTGTTGATAAAGCAGATAAATTATCCAATGATTTTGAGCTAGCCCATAACATGTTGCATGGTAGTTTAAAAGATCTTACAGAGCATTTAGGTCAGTATCAAAATGAGCGTTTATTAGGGTATCGTATTATTCATGCACAAGAAGAAGAACGTCAGAGAGTAGCTAGAGAATTACATGATGGGCCAGCACAAAGTTTAAGTAATATTAGTTTTAAAGCAGAAATTTGCTTAAAACTTATTGATAAAGATATTGATAAAGCAAAAATGGAGATGCAGATATTACGTGGTCACATCCATGATACCATTGGTGAAACGCGAGAGTTGATTTATAATTTAAGACCTATGTCGATTGATGATCTAGGTTTAGTACCAACATTGGAACGCTATATTGACAAAGTTGAATCAATTAATAATTTTTCGATTCAACTGAATATTCAATATTTGGATAATCTTCAATCAGAGAATGTACAAAAAATCAACTCTTTGACATTGTTTCGTATTGTCCAAGAATCACTGAATAATATTCAAAAGTATGCAAAAGCAGATGAGGTAATTATTGACTTGATATTTTGTAATCGATATACAGAAATACGTATTACAGATAACGGGTGTGGATTTGATATAAATCAAATCAAAAAAGATCCTTTAACACATACAGGGTTAGGGGTATCGATTATGCAGGAGAGGGTTAATTTATTGGCAGGAAAGTTTGTTCTTTCATCGAAGATGGGTCAAGGAACTTCTATATTTGTAAGATTGCCAGTAGATAATAAGGAGAGAGGTTAG